Within Xanthomonas theicola, the genomic segment ATCAGGTCGGCGACCTCGCGGTACAGCGGCTCGCGCACCGCCTGCAGATCGTGCAGCCCCCGTTCGCGGTCGCCGCGCTGCAGCAACGGGCGGCTGCGGTCGCGGTGCAGGCGCTGCAACTGCGAGGCCACGCTGATCCGCAGGTACACCACGAAGCCGTGGTCGCGCATCTCGCGGCGGCTGTCGGCATCCAGCACCGCGCCGCCGCCGGTGGAAATGAGGTGGCCGGGCGTGACGAGGACGCTTTCCAGCACCGCGCGCTCGTGTTCGCGGAAGCCGGCCTCGCCGGAGTGCTCGAACAGCGAGGCGATGCTTGCGCCGGTGCGTTCGACGATGGCCTGGTCGCTATCGACGAAGACAAGGCCGAAGCGCTCGGCCAGGCGGCGGCCGATGACGCTCTTGCCGGCGCCCATCGGGCCGACCAGCACGAGATTGGCGGCGGGGTTCATCCGCCGATGCTAGCAGACGCGCCAGGCGTGCAGGCCATTCGCGGTGGCCGCATGCGCCGCGCGGTGAGCGCACGCGGTCGTGGCGTCGCGCGTCCGGCGTCCGGCGTTGTCAGCCGGCCGGCTGGTTGGCTGGTGACTGGCTGCGTTTGCCGCCGGCCGCCGCGGGCGACTGCGCCGGCCCAGGCCCAGGCCCAGGCCCAGGCCCAGGCCCAGGCCCAGGCCAGTGCCGCGGCGGCGGCGGCGCGCGCGGACGCGTGCAGTGCGCCGTGCATGGCGCGACAATGGGGCATCGCCCGCCGAGTGCCTTGCCGCCATGCCCGATCTCTACGTCGACGCCCTGTCCACGTTCGCCGACCTGTTCGCGGAGGCGCGGACCAGCGACGAGGCCGAATACAACGCGATGGTGGTCGCATCGGCCACGCTGGAGGCGAGGCCGTCCTCGCGGGTGGTGCTGCTGAAGTCCTACGATGCGCGCGGGTTCGTGTTCTACACCCACCTGGACAGCCAGAAGGGCCGTGAGCTGCAGGCCAACCCGCAGGCCTCGCTGCTGTTCCTGTGGCGGCGCATGCGCGAGGACGGGGTGCAGGTGCGCATCGACGGCGAGGTGCAGCTGGTCGCCGCGGCCGAGGCCGATGCGTACTTCGCCTCGCGTCCGCGCATGAGCCAGATCGGCGCCTGGGCCTCCATGCAGTCGCGGACCCTGCAGTCGCGCGAGGAGTTCGAGCAGCGCGTGGCCAAGGCCGAGGCCAGTTTCGCCGGCCGCGACGTGCCGCGCCCGGACGGTTGGAGCGGCTTCCGCGTGGTGCCGCGCAGCTTCGAGTTCTGGTACGGCGGCAAGTACCGCCTGCACGAGCGCTGGCGCTACGACGCCGATGCCGCCGGCCACTGGTCCAAGCGGA encodes:
- a CDS encoding shikimate kinase; the protein is MNPAANLVLVGPMGAGKSVIGRRLAERFGLVFVDSDQAIVERTGASIASLFEHSGEAGFREHERAVLESVLVTPGHLISTGGGAVLDADSRREMRDHGFVVYLRISVASQLQRLHRDRSRPLLQRGDRERGLHDLQAVREPLYREVADLILDTDHLNPAEATAQLVVRLAAAWKLPEPTA
- the pdxH gene encoding pyridoxamine 5'-phosphate oxidase codes for the protein MPDLYVDALSTFADLFAEARTSDEAEYNAMVVASATLEARPSSRVVLLKSYDARGFVFYTHLDSQKGRELQANPQASLLFLWRRMREDGVQVRIDGEVQLVAAAEADAYFASRPRMSQIGAWASMQSRTLQSREEFEQRVAKAEASFAGRDVPRPDGWSGFRVVPRSFEFWYGGKYRLHERWRYDADAAGHWSKRMLFP